One part of the Procambarus clarkii isolate CNS0578487 chromosome 41, FALCON_Pclarkii_2.0, whole genome shotgun sequence genome encodes these proteins:
- the LOC138373311 gene encoding uncharacterized protein — translation MDKVQTFVESGKPEDLEGCTRDQLKQIAEKCGIRLKASKVAGMKDEILRQLRAKSEAAEQGAQKGAESGKEDDGQDEVRSQGSSRSSKSSRSSRSSRNRSLERFQLELQMQREDKERQFQLEKMKLELQMKNEAEKEKEKTRLEVEKEKTKLEVEKEKTRVRELELEQEKEKEKARLEVEKEKERTKQMQIEANRTLAEQRIEHGLPESTTQVSHPPDVRVREKDIPLFVPEEAESFFEHFEKVASIKEWPQEEWAQLVQLRLTGAAREAYTQLSLEECQDYATVKSSILRSFQLTPEAYRKRFREMIKVGACTFAETARDLERRFQKWIEAAGVGSYADLKQLMVMEKFLEMMHPETKFKIQEAGIKEVKDAADRADMITEAYKSLRENRVRSEARCSNGRSNGVWGGRNYERPRGVWGEKNFDKWVDKSKYPKTQKSRSRTSSESEDGGAKQETNRYPGNQESSKAPQSTSSTSGPRNPNTSGQSQSRFGTYRRDFSQMRCYNCNGLGHVMRDCRQGKRVVTLAMCDPRGKYTNVFQDKPQRANLVNERYRPFMSKGWISVGGQPEVEVGILRDTGANQSLIARSLIGNDRRLAGSGKMKVYGLLSESDMPVCTVQLRSEYVSAVVMLGVCPDIPVPGVQVILGNDLCGTKVLPRVIAETVPEECPEGHCTGGTPESVNLTDIRWDESGDRQAIEYPVSVVTKAEVADEEDTGEGETVSIQPVEDIDVDIAWLFDEGPAQANGVSVRSKVRMTQPKKNHVKRADLSRAQTAEIKSRKVNATVLSRNEERCGHAEDGSRASRCPRAQRHRGSAVLEETFRERRRVEGEEMEWYRSEKCGKRMMMQAWRNRRKPRTRWRSNRMRSRIYEETKGRSVGEDDGVKYDDRRRKYNGSRWKSEDDRGGTDSRCLTLDVKRRRGNGGWRQ, via the coding sequence atggataaggtgcaaacgtttgtggagtcaggcaagcccgaggacttggaaggttgcacgagggatcaattgaaacaaatagcagaaaaatgtggcatcaggttgaaagcatctaaagtagctgggatgaaggatgagatcctgaggcagttaagagccaaaagtgaagcggcagagcaaggagcccaaaaaggagctgaaagtggaaaggaggatgatgggcaggatgaagtgagatcccagggatcgagtaggagcagcaagagtagccgcagtagtaggagtagccggaataggagcttggagagattccagttagagctccagatgcagcgtgaggacaaggagagacagttccagctggaaaagatgaaattagaactgcagatgaaaaatgaagccgagaaggaaaaagagaaaaccagactggaagtagaaaaagagaaaaccaaactggaagtagaaaaagagaaaaccagagtaagggaactggagttggaacaagagaaagaaaaagagaaagcaagactagaggtcgaaaaagaaaaagagagaacaaaacaaatgcagatagaagcgaacagaaccttggctgagcaaaggattgaacatgggttgccagagagcaccacccaggtatcacacccaccagatgttagggttagggagaaggacattcccttgtttgttcccgaagaggcagagagctttttcgagcactttgaaaaagtagccagcatcaaggagtggccacaggaggaatgggcccagctggtccagttaagattgaccggtgcagccagggaggcatacacccaattgtcactggaagagtgccaggattatgccacagtaaagagcagcatattgcgctcgtttcagttaaccccagaagcttataggaagcgcttcagagaaatgatcaaagttggagcatgtacgtttgctgagacagcaagggatctggaaagacgattccagaagtggattgaggctgctggagttggatcttacgctgacctaaagcaactgatggtcatggagaagttcttggagatgatgcatcccgaaacaaagttcaagatccaagaagcagggataaaggaggtgaaagatgccgcagatagggcggatatgattactgaagcatacaagagcttgagggagaacagagtgagaagtgaggcgagatgcagcaatggcagatccaatggagtctggggaggaagaaattatgagagacccagaggagtctggggtgagaaaaattttgataaatgggtagataaaagtaagtaccctaaaactcagaagagtaggtcgcgcacttcgtctgaaagtgaagatggaggagctaaacaagaaactaatcgttatcctggaaatcaagagtccagtaaagctccacagagtacgagtagtacgtctggcccgaggaaccccaatacgagtgggcagagtcagagccgctttggtacatatagaagagatttttcccagatgagatgttacaattgtaacggattgggtcacgtgatgcgagattgtcggcagggcaagagagttgtgaccctggccatgtgtgacccccgaggtaaatatactaatgtgttccaagacaaaccacagagagcgaacttagtgaacgagaggtataggccgttcatgagcaaaggttggatcagtgtaggaggccaacctgaggtagaagttggtatcttaagagataccggagctaatcagagcttgattgcgagaagcctgattgggaatgatcgacggttagctggcagtgggaagatgaaagtatatgggttattgtcggagagtgacatgcccgtatgtactgtccagctaaggtcggaatatgtgtcggcagtggTGATGttaggagtatgccccgacatacctgttccaggagtccaagtgatcctggggaatgacttgtgtgggacaaaggtgttgccaagagtcatagcggagactgtgccagaggagtgcccagaaggccactgcacgggtgggacacctgagagtgtgaacctgactgacatccgatgggatgagtcaggagaccgccaagccattgagtaccctgtctcggtagtgacgaaggcagaggtggccgacgaggaagacactggagaaggtgagacagtgtcgattcagccggtggaagatatcgacgtagatatagcgtggctgtttgatgaagggccagcccaggcaaatggagtctcggtgaggtcgaaagtgaggatgacccagccgaaaaagaatcatgtgaagagagcggacctgagtagagcccagactgctgaaattaagagtcggaaggtgaatgcaactgtgctgagtaggaatgaggaaagatgtggacatgctgaggacgggagtagagcgtcacgttgtccacgagcacagaggcataggggtagtgcagtgctcgaagaaacttttagggaacgaagaagagttgaaggagaagaaatggagtggtatagaagtgagaagtgtgggaagaggatgatgatgcaagcatggaggaatagaagaaagccgaggactcgatggaggtcaaacaggatgaggtctcggatatatgaggagacgaaagggaggagcgtcggtgaagacgatggagtgaagtatgatgacaggagacgaaagtataatggcagtagatggaagagtgaagacgacagaggaggtacagacagtagatgtctgactctggacgtgaagagaagacgaggaaacggagggtggagacagtaa